In the Sebastes fasciatus isolate fSebFas1 chromosome 12, fSebFas1.pri, whole genome shotgun sequence genome, TTTTAGATTTACAATGTCTTATCAAGGATTCAGCGGGGACACTCAAGCTAAATGTTCGTCTATGTTTTGTCTATGGATACAGAATATAGGAGTGGTGCATTACTGTAAGTGCATGCTCACATATAGCTGTAATTCAGAAAGCCAGTGTTCTGAGTTTTTAAAACCTAATGTAACTACATAATAAAGTGCATTAAGGTGAATCTATTGCTGAGAAACCTTTTACCCTAAGTACCAGCAGAAAATAACGACTAAGATCTAGGACTACTGTGTATTGAAAGGACAGCAAACAAGCAGAGGTGAATAGGACTGACACGCTGTCGAGATGCAACTAAGGCTTCATCCATTACCATTCCTGCTGGCACTTTGTGCAGTTCTGGCTGATTCATAAGGCTTTGATCATCTTTCAATGGGAGCTCAGTGTTGAGTGATGGTTCTTCCATCGTCATGGTTCCCTTAAACAACTGAAGGAGTTCTAATAGTTCTAACTAATAGGAAGAGTGATATGTTTCAAggtaaacagaaacaaaataaacaggcttttatACTCTGTCTGCGTTGCCATAATATGCACAAACATGTCCTACCTTTTCCAGCTAATGACATTCAGTGATCTAATCAAACCTGCTGTTGAGCCCAAAGGATATCAGTTATGTCTGTGCATACTAAAGCCGCGGGTCTTTATCTTCATCATTACGAAGCGTGGGACGATAGATCACATGATCACGAGGCATATCCAATACCATAACCATGTCAGCCCTCGTAAAGCCAGCTGTTTGATCATCAGCACATTAAAGGAAGATGGAGATGAGAAACTGTAATGAAGGGGAAGACATGCTGAAATGTTTAATAATAGAGGAGGAAGGGGCAGAGTGAGAAAAGCCGGGGAGTGAGCAGAAAGTGTAGCGCTGGTGATGAAGGCATGTTTGAGTTGATTACATGTGTTTCATGTCATACCTTTCTTGTATCATGCCTGATCAATAGTAGTCGTGACCCATTAAGCCGTAAAGCCAGGAGTCATACACAATATGGCCAAAACTGTGTGGACAAATGGGTCAGGACACCTTTGTGTGCATACTACTTTGGGTCTGGGGTGTTGCATGCTTAGATCCACTGAAAGAAAATGCTGCAACATCAaatattcatccatccattcatccattttcTCCCGCTTATCTGGAGCCGGGTCACGGTGGCAGCAGGCCAAAGCTAGGTTTATGCTCTGCGTAGTGAGGCCGGCGCGAGGTGCGCGCGCCAGAAAATTATCACAGCTTCCGTGTGGTGCGCGAAGACAAGTTGTCACAGATGTTTGTCGTGCATCCTGAATTTTTATGCCGACTGCGCACGCTGCacgtttcatttcaacatggatgccTTCGAGGGAAGATTTGGAATGAGATGTTCAACAATCACGTGTAATAATCTGATGTTCACATACAGTACTTCGGGTCATATGATGTAATTTTTTACAACTCCAGGAGTGTGTTCAGTTCACTTTCTTTTGCCTTTTAGTAGACAGTTAAGAGGTGGAAGTTCTGGTTATTTATTTGGTCATTTCGTTTAGTTACTACCAGCAGCGTGGAAGCGTTTCAATACCTAAGACTCAAGAGAATACAAAGAGTTCCTTGTTTAGGGAATTTGTAGATTTTCTGCTCCCATTTTAAGAGAAACTTCCTAGAAAACAGAATCCACACATGTTGTTCCCTGGTGAGTCATTGAGGAAATTTAGCTGAAACACTCTCTTCAGAGTGTTGAATCAATATCTTTTCATAATTTAATCAATAACCTGCCGGGCCCCCAAAGGTTTATTTGATCTTAAGTTTGATGACAGCAGAATATTAACCatgttccacacacacacatgcacacacctacTGGTTTCCATTTGTAATGGGGACCGACTTTTTGATCATCACTTGTGAGGACCACCCGTTCTAGAGATTTTAGAGGTATGAAAAAAATGATGCAAACTTTCCATTGCTTAGTTAGCTTATACACATCTTTAAATATTTGCAACTAACAAGTATACCGAAAGTGTATTTGGTTTaaaggcctacttgtacttaatcttttgatcgagatatacataagaaaagtataattaggTATTCTTTCCGTAGTGATTATCATCTTGAAAAAGTAAACTTGATGATTTTTCTTATCTGTCCCTCACTATCACAGAAGTACACAGACATAAAAGCacgcacaaacagacacaatgAAAGGATTTTCTGAACTGTTTACACCACCAGTGGAGATAATTCCACTCTGACATTATGTTGTCAATAATCCCTGTGAGACTGTGAACAACACAGAGATTGTGTGAACAGGCTTTTTCACAACTTTGTCTGCTACGGCTGTTGTTAAATCAAAAGCTGAGCAGTGGGTTGGAAGTGAAAGCTGAGGAACCTGCTGTACGTTTGCATCTTGAATAACAGTTTTATCGAAGCTAGTGATGGCAATGTTGGTCAATCGATCTTTCACAGCTTTGGTCAAGACTGAAACATCTCGACAAATATTGAATTGATTGCCATAAACTTTGGTACAAACATTCTTCCTCACATGataaattgtaataactttaaccaaatacctgcaaaccTAATCATATTATTCAACCCACTCTCGCTCCCAGCTTGTCATATATACCGACGTTTGGTAAGGTGTCCCTATGTAAACCCACCAGCGGCGTTATTCGACAATCGGAGcaagctgtttgtgtcccgtgcgttaagtttcattttATAATCAGCTAAtcattcatgtcccgtgttcacaatgttcagtgtcattttcactgtagaaacgtagtcattttaagcccaaatatttagttttttcctaaacctaactaagtggttttgttgcctaaatctaatcaagtgtttttgtttaattcacaacattaaacctgtgtttactgcgaccgaaaagtgatgccgaggggtctgatgaaacgtcagtatgtgacaaggTGGGTTGAGAACgtgtttttggctggaccgcagagggcacAAACGCAATAGTCTGTCACAGACTGATTACACGGACCAGTCATATACCTGGTTTCgaccgagtcttgtttctgCCCACCAAGCAGTGGCATCTTGGTTCACGCCCACCGCAATGACCCTAGTCGGAATACGCTACTGTCCAGTTGGCCTTTCTCACAACAGACATTTTGATttgtcacagcaggaaaagcacgGGTGAAACAAATATTTTAACTCAGGCTCAGTTCCATCAAGTTCCACTCAGTAAGCCATGACAGAGAGCCAGAACGCACAACAGCAGGACTGTGAAACCAGCTCACCTGGTCATCAACTAACTCTAGTCCAATGAGATGATTCTCTCCAGTGTGTGTTGCTCTTTAGTCTTGTTTTGACTGTGAACTCATTCCTAGAAAATCAAGAGCATCTGAcaagaaaaactgaaaaacacTTGCAGATGACATTCAGATTTACCACTTCGATTAGCCTTTTTGATTCTCATGCTCCTCTCTTTCCGGTTGAGACAGAAATAAGGAGGCAAACAATGGACTGCTGTAGGAAGTCATGACTGTGACATGACTGCAATTTTATCTGAAAGCACAGTACATTTCTCTAATTAGCAATTTGTCAAAGCTTGTGTCAAAGGCTGTGATGAAGTTTGCAAAGTTACACAGTAGTTTATTGGATTTAATGGAGCATCTTTGATTATTCTGAAGACACTGAGACCGCTTTGGGATTGACATGAAAAGAGGGCTCAAAAGGGTTTGGTTAAAAGCATggtataattattataatcatcTTCAGTGTGCAGCCTGGCAGGAATTCTAAAACCCAGATCACAGAGTATTTCCTTCATTTGGATTATGGTTATGATGATGAGAAACTGTTCCTTTTTAAATGACTTTCATAACTGTAAGAACACTGTCCAATTACAGAAGTTGACCTCAACAAACTCAAGTTGAAGGGCAGAATACTCGATCAGATGAGCAGTTAGACCTTGGATAAAAGGTCACGCTACTCATCAAagagaaaatgcaaatgttgaACTCCAAATGCTACATGATTCATACTGAATTCAGCATGTGAAACGTTGGAAGGGAAGTCATTGAATCTATGCAACACATTCAACAGAACCAGGACGACTATACCTGTGGATTTTCatccgatttgactgttatcaggtcactAAATGGGccttatcagtcactataagcaccatagatgagGGTCATTatgggcctactacacctactacattgttaaagtgaaacttaaaagcaacacgttccaacatgttgtaaaactgaatgaaacgttgaGTTTTGAACacaacaaaaaggcttctttaggtttaggcaacaaaacaacttctttaggtttgggcaacaaaactacaacttctttaggtttagacaaaacctacaacttctttaggtttagacaaaacctacaacttctttaggtttaggcaaaaaagcaCTTAGTTCAATTTAGGGGAAAAcactgtgttttgggttaaaataactaagaacataaagacaacacattgttggtttcacaactccagtctcctgggtgaaaaccctgtgtttatactacagcacctgacttccacttctgctcctgtcataattactaggGTCGCTAGAGATCACTGTCTTGTTCTTtgataccttctttcagtgatctaccatgtgaatggatgataaaacctacatctatggggcttatagcgactgataacgcctgtttaatagcctgacaacagtctaatcggctgagaTTTTACTGAATTCTAATCAATTTTAATTTGTCCTTCCACAGGTGACGCATCAAGCAAACGTTTTTACCGGGCTCTAACAGAAAGCAGACAGGATTCGATCGACACCAGCAATCTAAACCTCTGCACTGCCATCTCACTTTGGCAatcattttctgtctctctatAAGCCCTGGACGAGCCCTCACTGTCTGAAAAAAACACCTACAGAAAAAAATCGATTGTCCCTTGTGTAAACAGCCAAAGAGAGGCAGATGCAGCCACATGGCTGTAGATTATGACTGAGCTGTGCCAAAAGCACTAACTCACCCCCCACTCCAGCTGAAAGAAGGATGTGCAGTATGTGAAAAGGACATTTTGTCACAAGTGACAGACCGGCTGTAGGGAGCAGTTTGTTGCCAGCATTCCTGTGTGTGTAATTACCCAGCAGACGAAGCAGTCACACTGTATCAGCTGAGAACACCACCACATCTTCAGTCAGATTCAATCTCCAGTCGTATCTGGTCACAACCTACAATGAGCACAGTAGAAGATTAAGGCAAGATTGAAAAATTGACTACTGTGATATCCTACCCGAGGCTAACCTTGATCAGTTAGCTGCAGTTTAATCTATTCCAACACTGAAGATAAGACTGAGAACATTTTTCCTCACATGTTTCTCCACATCTTGAGAATTGAACAGTGACATTAAGGTCTAGGTAGCTCACCTTTTTAATCCAGACAGAACGCCATCTTGGCTAATCATGAACGCGACCACAGCGAATCAGTCGGACTGCCCAGAGGTGAAGGTCCCCTTCCCCCTCTTCTTCGCCATCGGCGTGGTGAGCCTGGCCGAGAACCTGCTGGTTGTGGTGGCCGTCATACGGAACAGGAACCTCCACTCACCCATGTACTGCTTCATCTGCAGCCTGGCGGCCTTTAACACTATCGCCAGCCTCACCAAGACCTGGGAGAACCTGATGATTGTGTTTGCCAACGTGGGACAGCTGCAAAAGAAAGGTTCCTCTGAGCAGAAACTGGACGATTTGATGGACTCCCTGCTGTGTATGTCGTTTGTGGGCTCCATTTTCAGTTTCCTGGCTATTGCTGTGGACCGGTATGTATGTCAGGCTTGGATTTGCACACAAAATGATTgagatgatatatatatatatataaatatatattatatccaTACATTTGACAGTGTGAGGGATGGATTTGAATCAGTGATCGTATGAATATGTTCCATCCCAGTCCAATAATCCACCTAATCCCCATTTCAAAGGCATCGTGATGCTTAAAGCTATTTAGTTCCCTTTTAAATCAAAGGGAAAACTGGCTTCAGTGACTTTAAAGGAAACCGGAACCATGGTGGCTATACAGAGTCAAATGATATATTTGATCTGTTTGCTGCTGTGCTGGCTGTTTTGAACTGTTTCTCTGTGGATCGTGGACCCTACAACCAATTATCCTCTGCTCATGTTTAAATTCAAAGCATCAGGTCTCACTAACTAGGACTCTGGGGAGAGTTCGGAAAAGTCTGAGCTGTTCTCTGGGCTCATATATCCACAGCTTATTAAAGACCCACTGCAGCAGTGTTTTCTGAATGCTGTGCCACAAGTCATGTACACTTTCCATTACTGTTTACCATGTTTTTCACACTTTCCGGGCAGCCACTTATTTCAGATCATGTCAGTATGATATAACAACATGAAGCGAATCAAAACATGCCTGTAATCCACGACGGTgaaaatttcacttaaaaatatCCACTTTATACTTGCTCACTTTGTCTGTCcacacaacacagtctcacggcagtttgtgaaatagtcacgaaattgaatccATTTGATTCgtttacataaacacaaatttccctttttttcatgacgctgagcacgactttcaacaacacatGACGTACGTGTctatttccgctccagtcttttcaacataaaactacttagttaggtttaggaattgATCAATTTGGTTAAgcttagtcaacaaaactacttagttaggtttaggaaaagatcgcggtttgggttaaaatataaccggaagtgccgtaacttaagtacggaagttaagtgacaaaaactacttagataactttaggaaaagattgtggtttgggttaaaataactctgcaAGTGCTAAGTATGGAGGTTACGTGGcagataaatcaactttgatttGTGGTTTCAAACGGGACAAGAacgccagtctcctgggcgTTTTGTAtccgattacatggattacattagaattgattttgtgctgaccgtcacgaaaaaaatttgaaattcatgtctatgtacacaaacaaatacattaaatttcttgactatttcacaaactgctgtgagactgggcTGGTCCACAAGTTTGGTGCTGGGGATCACTAAATgtgatttcagttggacttaaagctagggtcggtaGTGTTCTTCTAAACCACtttgttgttatatttgttgaaattctctttacatcctgacataaatcaattaatcaaatgctctgacaacaaaaaaaagaataaaatcagGTGGCTCtagcaggactgtaataaaccggaCCAGACcgaattaaatgattggacgggctacccgTCTGTGTATCTGCCTGTCTGCGCGCATTGTTTGTTGTGGACTGTCAGCGTTGAcaacttggtgactttctctctagatttagggaccttcggagctagtgctgctagctactttcattggaaaatagTTGACAAAACTGGGATGGGTTTTTAGGTtggataatataaaaaaaaatcgacTTTTGCTGCTTTCTTAACATTACCATCCCtagttttaattaaaaatatattgattagtgcagctttaaaggaccagtgggTGTTACACACTAGGGGTATCTTGTCAGGGAGAGTGGAGCaggtggacccaaatgcaggagATCACATACAACAGGAACTTGGAGAAAATAATTCTAATTCAATCTCCAATGCAGACAAGGCAAAACTGAAAACTCTCATAACAAAATCAAGGTCCAAACAAAGACTGAACTGAAAACTCAGGACTTAAATACAAACTGATCTGACGAGGGGATGAAGTGCAGGTGGAGAGACGGGCGGAGAAGCTCAGGTGAGGGGAATTAGGTGATTAGGCCAAGGAATGGGCAGAGAGCTGATTGGCAGGGGAAAAACACTGGGAACAGGAAAGGAGCTGATTGGTTGGGAAGAACTAACGGGGCTGATTCAGAGCAGGTGTATAGATCGGCAAAAGAGGGAAAGGCAGGACAGGAACacagtacagaaaaaaacaaaaaacacagaagacaACTCAGTCCGGTCTACAAAAAGTCTGAAGGCCTCTGGATACAGTGCCAGACTGTGATAGATCTATCGGCagatatggaatataatattaatgttttctttagagtataatcacctgataatattTAATcattgtggtgtttttttgtgtgttaccttagaatgagccgtttatatcaaCCCCCCAGTAAGAGCgtcaggctttgaagcaaattttcgtagtggccaaacggcggtgcAACAACTTgcgtgtccgtcacatgatgccattgggcccaaagttgtaaaatgcactaatagctgaatccagttatttcccttcctcccttcatgtgaatgagacttagaccgaggctggagcgagggctgggaggcggagctaaaggaaacgctactgcgcctgctctatgggcccaattgTTGCGGAAGATCGGCGTACTTTATCACTGTCGagtcattttggcttcatgtgccactgagcaactctcataggaatgaacccTCCGATGCCTGTATCcaatctctttatacatccatggtttatatctacgtagggagcgggtcctctctccatggagtccgccatgttgcactgccatgtttcaacagtagcccagaacggccAAACTAAACTCTGTTTTTCGGAGTGATAACAttactggctctgctccaactggctctagagagcgcCATTTGCGTttttcgcgtcagccaccgtagctctccaacacgcgtggcacacgggagaggcttcagttggttgcaatctccttacctcaccgctagataccaccagatcctacacactggacttGTAAAGCATCCAAGTGTAACTCAACACCAAAAGATTAACTGAACAGCTGATgacattgtttgttttcacttccaGTTACATCACCATCTTCCATGCTCTTCGATACCACAACATCATGACAATGCGGCGCACAAAGGCCATCTTGGGCTTCATCTGGATGACATGCGGGCTGTCAGCCGTGCTCATGGTGAGGTTCTTCGACACCAGGTTCATCATGATCTGCTTTGTTGTCTTCTTTGTCGTCTCCTTGGCAATCATCTGCTTCCTCTACGTCTACATGTTCATGCTGGCGCGGATCCACGCCAGGAAGATCGCCGCTCTGCCCACCGGCGGCGGGGGGAAGTGTCGGCGTCAGCGGTGGTGGGGCAGCAGCATGAGAGGGGCCCTGACGCTCACCATCCTGTTCGGGGTGTTCGTGGTGTGCTGGACGCCGTTTTTCCTccacctcatcatcatcatggtgTGCCCCATGAACCCGTACTGCGAGTGCTACCGATCGCTGTTCCAGCTGCACGTGGTCCTGCTGATGAGCCACGCCCTCGTCGACCCGGCCATCTACGCCTTCCGCAGCGTCGAGCTCAGACACACCTTTAAGAAGATGCTGCTTTGTTCAGACTGGAAGCAGTGCTCATAGAGAAAATGTATTACAGCTTTTTATGTTTGCTTTTTACTTTCCCTTTATCTGCAGACTGctttacattcatcaggttgCATATATCTACACCTGGGAGTCAACAATACACAGACCTTAACTGCCAATGAACATCTGTGGGTGGTCAAGGGCATCCTGCGGCAAAATAGGTTAAATTTTCCCACCTGGTATTTGAAGAGGGCTAAATCAAGGCTACTGCCACCAGTACATTTAGTTTCCATTGTGTTTGAATGAGCACATGTGAGTGTTTCTGTGTATGCTTTTTCCATTAGACAGTGCCATGCACAGACATTGTTGGGGAGCAGGTGCTCAagcgaagaaaaaaaagagcaccCCTTTCATAAttattcacaaaaaaataaagttaataGAGTAGCACatattttggtaacacttcattttacaggtctgcaaattgaatggtaattagatgataattagcaagtaacctatttgaaatttctttggaattattgccaaattaccccaatattaacctcaaaatgtatcgaaaattactttgttaTAAACACTATCGTTATCTTACTGTaaatgttatgaatgaagcttcaaactattcagCCCTAGTGTGTGCAgcgagagaggagacaagagggaGAGATTCATTTCACACAATATTCAGTGGTTGTATGAGCTCATAAATCATATTCATAGAAATATGGCAAATATCCAGGCCCTAAACAAACACTATCGTTATCTGGCTGGCAATGAAGGCCGCTCAGGGATACGTGCTCCGCAGAGCGCTTTGATTTGCATGCGGTGGCTGTGACAAGGGAGGTTGAAAAGATTCAAATGCAGTTGTCGGGCATTACAACACACTTTTAATCGAGAATATTTTTgaactgaaaaaataaaattataaaaagaaataGAGAAAAAAGTCTTGCAAAAAGGGCGCTTAGTGGATCCAGTCAGAGGCCACATGGGCAGGTGCATTGTGTCGTTAGATAACTgccatctctccatcctctctctgtcttcctggctgtctatccatccatcccccCCATCATCCTGTTCTCTCAGGACTTGGGTGCAATCTCATATCACCTAAAACGTCAATCTCTTCAAATCGGTCGATTTAAAATGGCCCATTTGCACCACATCATTCACACAGGGTACATACTTCCCAGAGCCTACTTCACACAAAGAACTCATTCATAACCTTGTGATTTCCGTCGTTACCACGGCTACCGATGCAAACAATAATGTGAAAGCAGCTCACCATTTTACCTTTTGCTTTTATTCAGAcgcacataaataaaataaattattttaaacaaCACTGATATCGGTCGTTTCAATTAAAGCTCACATTGATATTCTTGCATGCCATGACTTCAGCATTAACTAACAGGAAATATGTCTCCACAGCTGTTAATACGGTCTCACTGTACTATACATAAATGCATGCAATCAGCATGAGGGCTTCACCCCTGTGCAGTATCACATCACTTTCAGTGTTTTTTGCTGCCGTTTCTGTGGGAATAAGAACCGAGTATTTAcagtcaacaacaacaatgaatcATTCTGCATAATTCCCCAGATCAGGTCATGTTGGAGGTGGATGTAGAGTGAGTAAAAATGGAACCATTAATAAATAAACCTATTGGGAAAATAATACCATTGGGTTTTAATAAAAGCACTTTTCCTTGTGTGTACATGAGCCTGAGTGCGTATTCATATGCTCTTTTTTTGATCTCACAGTTGCAAAGCACTtacaataaacattaaatagaaGCTATACAGTAAGGcaattacaacacaaaacagaatTAAAAGGCATCCttttaattctgtttttttcACGTTTGTTCCACAAACAtctcttgtcttgtcttgtctatAAGCATAAAAAACGGCAACGATCAATCTGACGTAAGACTGTCACGATATCAGATTTTGACTACAggattatcgtggccaaaagagTTCACGATAATGATATTATCTAgagataattaaataataataataataataataataataataataatgatatcagtaaaattcatctttaactttgtttattgtgcgttttgtgctttttttggaaaaaatatgagtgtagggaggtggagagagtctgtaaccataactgtacaaaagcctggtttaaaggataacttcggtatttttcaacctgttgACAAAGTGATTAACAGGGagaacaatttttttaattggtccagtattgaaggagaacgctgtaaccagCAGCAGCGAAACAAACTGTGAGGGttatacttgccaaccctcccgattttcccgggagactgcCGTTATTCATCTCcctctcctggtttcctcccggggtcaaaAATTCTCCagatttatgacaaattttcacacttttctggctctgtacagcgtgtataatccctactgtttccacccggacgacaatagagttACACCAATGCTGTTTCCcggcggaagagagcagtctatgcgcagtttgagctcatgtttgagcTGAGCACGCCGCTGGGTTCAGCACACATCACAGCGTGTAGCACCCAAAGTCGGGCTTTGCTCAACACAGCGAAAAGCCGTCATGGTGCAGTGCAAGCCGTTGGAAATGAtggggtttcagagcgcagtcgTGCCGTTGTCcgattgtgtctgaaaggaccttcagtgagtgagagacggagagagaaataaagagtactaagagaaagaaatactcaagcaggagcaaaaaatgattaaaactgatgaatattagatTACGCTAGAGATTCACACACCAGATTTAcgccagaggggcaaattattcagttttctttcctgagaattaaaggtaaaattagaaCATAAAAATTATGTTGCAGtctacttattattttgtttttttcattgttttccagaatgcaggaaacaaagtgtCTGAAACTCAAAAAATTCTGGGGGGAGGACTCCCAGATCCCCCGCTATGGTTTTGAtatcctccctatttttaaggtctcaaggttggcaagtatggcgagggcaagtgagcagcgtcaacgtaacattacgtccactaaaagtgcttgtttttgtcactgaTTGTTATGATTAGTGTCTgtctgttattgtgtccaagtcacCTCTCCAGATTTCAAAAAGAGACCTCTCCTTCagtgagactctttccataatattgtcagacacttataataacaattagagcctgtcagtggcaaaaacaaacacttttagtgggcgtaaatgatggtgccagcttgccccaataggattacattgcagcccgtgggcagctgccgtctacagcgcagaagttgttgttgcattagtatcaggttgaaaaataaagtttccCTAGAAGTGGCGCTAGAGTATTTACATAGCATCATCTTATCAATATATTAacatatcaatatttaatttttaaatatcagttatcgtcaataccggcATATCGCGACACCTCTTGTCTGAAGACACAAATAATACAAAtggctttctctctttttttttgcaataaatATAACACTGGAAAACAAATGTTTAGTATCCACCACCAAGTAATGATGCATAACATTTGTAATGAAAAGCAGTTTCAGCGGATGGTTGCATGTTGTGATAAAGTTCAGTCAAGCTTCTCAGTCGGGAGGTAGGCgccactaacacacacacgcacatacttA is a window encoding:
- the mc2r gene encoding adrenocorticotropic hormone receptor; translated protein: MNATTANQSDCPEVKVPFPLFFAIGVVSLAENLLVVVAVIRNRNLHSPMYCFICSLAAFNTIASLTKTWENLMIVFANVGQLQKKGSSEQKLDDLMDSLLCMSFVGSIFSFLAIAVDRYITIFHALRYHNIMTMRRTKAILGFIWMTCGLSAVLMVRFFDTRFIMICFVVFFVVSLAIICFLYVYMFMLARIHARKIAALPTGGGGKCRRQRWWGSSMRGALTLTILFGVFVVCWTPFFLHLIIIMVCPMNPYCECYRSLFQLHVVLLMSHALVDPAIYAFRSVELRHTFKKMLLCSDWKQCS